From the genome of Methylocystis echinoides:
CGGCCGCCTCGCAGATTTCGATAAGCGCCGACTTGCGCAAGCCGAGCAGCGGCCGCAGCAAGTCGATATCGCCGCAGCGCGCGCGCGCCGCCATGCCGGCGAGGCCCGAGACGCCCGAGCCGCGCGTCAGTCGGAAAAGAATGGTTTCGGCCTGGTCGTCGGCATGGTGCGCCGTGACGATGGCGTCGGCGCCGATGCGTTTTGCACAATCGGCGAGCAGGGCGTAGCGCGCCGCCCGCGCCCGCTCCTGTATGCGAGTCGTGGGCTTCTCGCCTTCCCATTTCAGCAGATGATGACGAAAGCCGAGCGCGCCCGCCCAGCCGCCGACCTGCTCGGCCTCCGCCGCCGACCCCTGCCGCAGGCCGTGGTCCACGGTGGCGACGGCGATCTCATGGTGGGCGCGCGCAGGCCAGTGCGCGAGAAGCAGCATGAGCGCGACCGAGTCCGGACCGCCCGACACGGCAAGCAGCAGGCTGCCATGCGAGGCGAGCAGATCGAGGGCGGGCAGGGCGCGATCAATCAAGCGTCGGCCCGCCTGGCGACGTCAGCATTGCAGCTTTTTTCGCTCGCGCTGTGCAGCCTCGCGGATCCGCGCCGCGGAGCCGGGATATTTGACGCCGATCTCATTGAAGGAGGCGCAGGCCTGCTCCCTGGCGCCCATGGCGCCGAGTGACTGGCCGAGCCGCAGCAGGGCGTCCGGCGCCTGCGCCGAGTGCGCGAATTTTTGCGAAATCT
Proteins encoded in this window:
- the tilS gene encoding tRNA lysidine(34) synthetase TilS; its protein translation is MIDRALPALDLLASHGSLLLAVSGGPDSVALMLLLAHWPARAHHEIAVATVDHGLRQGSAAEAEQVGGWAGALGFRHHLLKWEGEKPTTRIQERARAARYALLADCAKRIGADAIVTAHHADDQAETILFRLTRGSGVSGLAGMAARARCGDIDLLRPLLGLRKSALIEICEAAGRPYVTDPSNADDAYARVRLRKLAPALERLGLDADALLRLGARAARASEALDACAATLRARAVLEAGSEATRFDAAALREAPLELVQRLLAVEIARLAPGAQLRLERLERAALRLSEALADGRNLRITLAGLVLDAGPAAVALRPAPPRRIPAPEAAEGS